In the genome of Streptococcus oralis, one region contains:
- the purC gene encoding phosphoribosylaminoimidazolesuccinocarboxamide synthase, with protein MSKKLIYSGKAKDIYTTEDENLIISTYKDQATAFNGVKKEQIAGKGVLNNQISSFIFEKLNAAGVATHFVEKLSDTEQLNKKVEIIPLEVVLRNYTAGSFSKRFGVDEGIAFETPIVEFYYKNDDLDDPFINDEHVKFLKIADDQQIAYLKEETRRINELLKAWFAEIGLKLIDFKLEFGFDKDGKIILADEFSPDNCRLWDADGNHMDKDVFRRGLGELTDVYEVVWEKLQELK; from the coding sequence ATGTCAAAAAAACTGATCTATTCGGGAAAAGCCAAGGATATCTATACAACTGAGGATGAAAATCTCATTATTTCAACTTACAAGGACCAGGCGACTGCTTTCAACGGTGTCAAGAAGGAGCAGATTGCGGGCAAGGGAGTCTTGAATAATCAGATTTCATCTTTTATTTTTGAGAAATTAAATGCTGCTGGTGTGGCGACTCACTTTGTGGAGAAACTTTCAGACACGGAACAACTCAATAAAAAAGTTGAGATCATTCCTTTGGAGGTTGTGCTTCGCAACTACACGGCTGGTTCCTTTTCAAAACGTTTTGGCGTTGATGAGGGCATCGCATTTGAGACTCCGATCGTTGAATTTTACTATAAAAATGATGATTTGGATGATCCATTTATCAATGACGAGCATGTGAAATTCCTTAAAATTGCTGATGACCAGCAGATTGCTTACTTGAAGGAAGAAACGCGTCGTATCAATGAACTTTTGAAAGCTTGGTTTGCTGAGATTGGACTTAAATTGATTGACTTTAAGCTAGAGTTCGGTTTTGACAAGGATGGTAAGATTATCTTGGCAGACGAATTTTCACCAGATAACTGTCGACTTTGGGACGCTGACGGCAACCACATGGACAAGGATGTTTTCCGTAGAGGTCTCGGAGAATTGACAGATGTTTATGAAGTTGTCTGGGAGAAATTGCAGGAATTGAAATAA